The genomic stretch AACAAATGTTTCGTAGTTATATAAATGAATTCGGCGAAACTCTCGCCAATTCCCAGGAAAGACGCTTCTATGGATTGTGCTCGATATTATTCTTGTACAGAAAAGCTTGTTCCTTTTTCCAAAGTGTAACTTAAACCCTCAAATAAAGGTTGGTTCTTTCTTCTTTGGGAAGAGTATTGAGTAAGTACCACACATAATGGGAATTTGGATAGGCTTGTGATTTGAGCAAAACTTATATTTGTTACCTTATTCTAAGTCTTGCTCCATCAATATCCACTTTGCTTTGGCATCAACCTAGTCTCAAATCAATATCCCActttcattttgatttttttcTAGTCATTCTAGTATTATAATCCATTCTTCCAAGTCCAATTTCCATTGGTTTTACTATTAAGTGTACCAATTGTAAACATTTTTGTCATAAGTTGTCATTTTGCTTTAATGTTATGATTTATGGCATGGTATGAGACTTAGAGAAAGGTTTAGTATTGAATCTTTGGAATGAATATAGTGTATCAAAGGAGGAATTTGCCAAAATGACTTTTGTagcaaaatgacattttttttttcgttttttagttattaatttttttaaagacTGGTGATGTGGCATTATTAGTCCCAAATTAACACGTTAATAAAACACACAAACAAAAGCCTAAAATCCTTTATGAGAAAGAGGGTGTAACGCCCCATGTTATTATGGTTGCTcactggaatgacgactgaccttaaactaacacgagtctttccaatatgttttgtcctcactcgcacgcttcctggaaaAATTtatcaggaggtcacccatcattagattactccaggtcaagcacacttcactttagagttctcaagtgatggccaccgaaaagaagatgcatcttgttgatataggtagaacccatcaatcaatttaagtcatcttcaactgtatagtatcatacctacacagtcttagaatcatcacacttgaccttccccaagcaatgtgggattgcacagctttacccgatctttccccttacgaatcacgggattctaactgtcacagAGAGAGTCTATCTCTTCTACCCCCTTCAAGTGAATCTCTTTCTTCTCCATAGAAAATACTAGAGCATCATCTTTTCTATCATTTTTACCAACAGAAGTTCACTAGCGACTAACTCTAGCCACCCTTGACAGCAACGACATagtttttagtatatttttttcttcttctcattttcacTATAACTTTCACTTTCACTCATTCTCTAGAACCCTAAATTACTCTATTTGTTTTAAAGAAAACATAATGGAAGCAACAATGGATGACTCAACTACATTTTGTCAGCCCTCGTCAAATGAACAAGTAAGATTAGGATTATGAGTTTAATGGAGTAGAATAATTTTGATTTTGACTTTATTGatgtacaaattaaaaaaaatgaagatattataattttcggattaTTTTCCTTGTTAGATTTCATCATTGAtttgaaaattaaattaaaagagcTATGCAACCCACAGAGTCACCTAATATAATTAAGATCTCTTGGTGTAATTTTCTTCTTGATGTTAAAATACACTAAGCAACAAGTTACGACCCTTTGGGTCTCCTAGTGTAATTAATGGTCACTTAGTATAATCTTCTTCTTGATGTTAAAATACACTAAGCAAGATTTTGGGTCTCTTAGTTCAATATTCTAATTAATGTTTGTACTTATTATTTgcattaatttatattattttcatttgtTTGACAAATTATTTCAGATTTCTATAACTGCTTTAACAATATAACTTCTTTGTGTACTGTGTATTATTACAAATGAAAACATACGGAGAAAATCTAAAGTTACCATTAGGTACTCAATgcaattatttgaaaaaataaattcacacttaacaaaaaaaatgacaatattgtttttagaaaatatgGTCAGGTAGATCATTTTTTGGACCACCCTATTAAATGGTTTTTGAGGGACCTTATCGCACCAAATAATTATGAGGAGGATAAATTGTCAAAAAAAAGCATCAACTGTGGTTTTTGATAAATGACAAACATGTGAGGTTCTCTCTCCAAGAGTTTGTAATAGTATCTAGATTATATACTAATGGCAAACCAACCCATGAAGAATTGAATGTGGTTTTCATCAAACAACAAATTAAAGAAAAAGTACTTCAAGGTTAAGTTTATAAAAATAGAGGTTGTAGCGAATGTCCTAGATAGTATActaaaagaggagaagtcgaaagaCAAGTGAAATTGTGTTTTATCTACCTGCTAAGTGGGTTTATGATAAATTCAAGTGTCGGTACTACAATAGATTCATATTGACTACAACTAGTggacaaattatatatatatatttgacaaATATCATTGGGGAAAGCTGgtatatgaaaaaaattatagaaCAAATCACTCGTGTAGACTTGCATACAAATCCTAATAATGATCCTGATAAACCTTTCAGGTGGAACTTCATATGTTATCCTTGGATATTTCAAGTAAAAAATCTAAActtttgtttaaatttttggtTAAATATGGTTTATCGCAAGGATGACATATGGATTTTTTTGTTAAGATTCGTCTGCAAGTCTACGCGAGCGATTTGAGAAGAATGAAGTAAAAGTTATAgtggaaatgagaagaagaaaaaaaatataacaataactATATCTTCGTCATTGAGGGTGATCGGAGTTGGTCACCATCAAAGTTCTGCAAATAGACTTTCTCTAAAGGGTTTTTAAGGCTTTTGTTTGTGTTTTATTAATGTGTCAATTTGAGATTAATAATGACACATCATccgtttttaaaaaaattaataactaaaaaaatgtcattttgctAATTTGAAGAAAGTGGTAAATTCCTATCAAAAGAGTGACCATCTTTGAGTAATTGTTTGGAGGAAAATGAGTAATTGTTTTCTTACTTTGAAGAAATATACTTGGCTTAAAAACATGTTACTTCGTTTTTTCGTCTAAATTTTGTGCATTTGAAACATTTAAAGGCAAAGCCAAAGTGAGGTGGAGTGTTAAGTCAAGTGAGGTGTGTAACTTAGTTTTTTTAAGGTTTTGAGCACATAAATCACATAGCATAGCCGTCGCCATGCCTAGTAGTCCGGAAGTAGTGTGACTCTGATGCTCTCTTTAGTGCCCACAGCGCTCATTCCCTTCATCACAGCTCGTTCTTCTTGGACCATTCTCTCCCTTGTCACCGCCGCCCGAACCATGAGCTCCAGTTCGAACCAGCGTGCCTTCCAGCTCCGAGTCGACCCACTCACTGGCAACTCCGAGTGGGTCGTGATCGACGAAGAAGAAGATCAGGACCAAGGACCTGAAATTTTTAAAAACTCGCAACAACCCATGTTAGCTATGACCTCGTACTTGGACATGCTCAACGACTCTCCCAGGAATCGAGCCTACGCCGAGGCCATTAACAAGACTATAACAGCACCTTGCCATGTTCTTGATATTGGGTAATTACTTACTAAATAAACTTTTTTGTGATTTGAATGTTCTCACAATTtgattttgattatggtatatgTTACAACTATTGCGTAGTGCTGGAACTGGTTTGTTATCAATGATGGCTGCCCGGGCAATGGGCTCTGGGGCCTCAATGCCTCAGGGGAAGGTAACAGCTTGTGAGTCTTACCTTCCAATGGTAAAGATTATGAGAAGAGTTATGCGACTCAATGGTATGgaaaaaaacatatatttattcaaCAAACGCTCTGATGAACTTAAAGTTGGTGTAGATATATCTTCACGAGCAGATGTTTTAGTGAGTAGACACTATCTTTGCATATGGTTGTACTCAAAATTGCTTGTGTTAAATGGGACATCTTTCGTTTTTTACTTATAATTGTTGCCATTAAATTTGTGTGTAGGTAAGTGAGATACTTGACTCAGAATTATTGGGTGAAGGGCTGATCCCTTCTCTACAACATGCCCATGACATGTTGTTAGTGGAAAATCCATTAACTGTACCATACCGAGCAACCACCTATGGCCAGGTGATTGAATTCTTAGTTTCAGTATTGTATCTAATATTTGTTATTCATCAATGTGTTTGTTTCAACACTTTAGCTTTTATCAAATTCGGCTGCTTGTGAGATTTTGATATCAAAAATTAAATGTAAAAAAGATGAATAATCTTGttaactcaacatataacatgcCACCTGatttgtgttttattttcattttgattGAAGAATTCAAAACAATTATATAAGTTATGTTGCTTAATGTACATTTCTGTTCAGTTTTGTTACAGTGATTCTTTGAGCTATCAATATTTCAAGGCTTTCATGTGTGGTTGTGTTCTTGGTTTTTTAACCTTTCACTTTCCACCTCAGTTGGTAGAAAGCTCGTTCTTGTGGAGGCTTCACGATTTGCATAACAATGAAGCGAAAACATCAGATGGCATTCGCCTTGTTCCAACTGGTGTTGATAGTATTTTAGGTGTCAAGCCACAGCAATATGCTTATCATTGTGATGCGATGGAGAAAGAAATAAAACTGGTAACTATATCATTTGATCTTCAAGGATGTTCTTTGAATTTTACAAATGGTTTATTTCCTACTCAATTTAAAATTCATCCAGCTGTCCGAACCCTTCAAAATTTTTGAATTTGATTTTTGGAAACGGCCAGACAGTCATGGAGAAACTCAGTTGTGTATAAAAGCAACTAACGATGGTCAACTTCATGCTGTAGTTTCATGGTAATTGTTGTAATTGCTATGGTAACATTTTTCCTGTTCTTGAATTCACTTCTGAAAATTGTTATAATAACTTTGGTGCTGTGATTCCATATCCAGGTGGGTACTTCAGCTGGATCGTGAAGGGACAATATTTTATTCTACTGCCCCAAGATGGATTAGTTtgcaaaataacaaaagtgaGCTGTGGACATTATTTCCTAGTGAATGGAACCACTTCATCTACTTTTTTCAGTAATGCTTTAGAAAATCTTGGAAGAAGGTTAAAACTATTTAAGGCAAAAGTGTAGCAGCATagtgttttatgatttttttttattattatttttaaattcgtccaccttttttttttctctctttcaaACGTTGTATTTTTGGCTTTAAATCCTCGTGTCTGGTTGAATTTCAAAACATATGAGTAAAATTACCatgtattttttcttttaaaaatttggAAATAATGCTCATGGGTGAAATGCTTCATGAGTGTCCTCTTTTCTCCATAAATATTACTCGTGTTCTAATGGTTGGTGTTACTTTAGAGGACATGGTGAAGGGTAAAGGtaacatagcatttttctttATGATTCATCAGGTGATGAAGGATGGTGCGACCACTGGAAACAGTGTGTCTGGTTTGTTCCAGGCCAAGGCATTCCCATATCCAATGATCAAGAGGTTCATTTGCACGCTGTTCATGATGAAACTAGCATCTCGTATAATCTTGAcaaacaatcacaaactgatgTTAAAATGCATGGCATTAAAGGTGGAGATTTTCAGCTCTTACTTTCACCAGAAAGAATTGCAATCTATGGCGACAATGAATGGAGGGGAATCATGTTAACAGCCATAAGAAGTGCGGTAAGCTATCTTTGTTTCTTTCTTTATCTCACTCAATATCACAGAAGTTTAATCGACAACAAGGTCTGAGTTTGTCATCCGTTGTTTTCTGAATGTTGACACCTTGCTTTCTTGTCATGTATGGTCTTCTTCTCAGTTAAAGGGAAGAATTGATCCACTATGCGTTGTTGCAGATGATAGTGTTTTCTTAACAATCCTCATCGCACAGCTTTCAAAAACATCAAACGTAATATCATTGTTGCCAGGCCTGCGAGCCAAGGGTGCTCAATATTTGCAAGCTGTTGCTGATGCAAATGGCTTCTCCATGGATCGTGTACAAGTACTTGAAAAGAAGCAATCACTCTTGAGTGTGCTTGATACACACCACCAAAAGGTAATTTTCTTTTCCTAATTTAGACTGTACACCACCTTGTATGTGATCTTATGGATCTATGAGAAGATTGATACTACTATGACAAGTATGGTCATTACATAGACTTTTTATGTTTGTATATACATGTGTAATTTCTCCAGATGTTAGAAATAAATAATTGTTTAGCAAGGAAGGAGATGTTACTGCTGAAAATGATTACAAACTGAATATGTAATGTTGATTGTAGGTTGACTTGTTAATTGGAGAACCTTTCTATAGTGGAACTGAGGGCATGCTTCCGTGGCATAACTTGCGATTTTGGTAATTAAGAAAAAATTGTTGTGTTTCAAATGATTTCCTTTGTTACTTTTCTGGCATCAGTATATCTAATTGCTCTTGAATTCATTATTCTTGGTTTTGGCTGGCATAAAAGGAAGGAAAGGACAATACTCAACTCTGTCCTCTCTGAAGATGCATTGATGATGCCTTGTAAAGGGATTTTGAAGGCTTGTGCCATGTCTCTTCCTGTAAGTTTTGGTCATTGGTTACCCCTATGAGAAAAAACAATAGTGCTACACCAAGGTATGTTACTAATGATTCTTGTAACGAATCTGAAATTATGTTATTTGTGACCTTGTCTGCAGGATCTTTGGAATAGTCGTCGCAGCTTAGATAAGATTGAAGGTTTTGATCATTCAGTTGCAAACACTACATTAGGGGCATGTGGTGAATTACCTACTCCGCAAGAGGGTCCTTGCCTGCCTTGTTTTGTCTGGCAGTCCGGAAAATATAAGGTTTCAATCtaatctttttaaaataaaaatagtatattttttattcttaaaTAGATGTGACTTTgaatttttttcttcagaaacTCAGTAGTGTATTCACAGTAATGGAGTTTGATTTCTCAAAACCGATAAGCCGATCTTCAGGGCAGTTCCAGGTGTCTA from Humulus lupulus chromosome 5, drHumLupu1.1, whole genome shotgun sequence encodes the following:
- the LOC133778738 gene encoding protein arginine N-methyltransferase 1.6 isoform X1, whose amino-acid sequence is MLSLVPTALIPFITARSSWTILSLVTAARTMSSSSNQRAFQLRVDPLTGNSEWVVIDEEEDQDQGPEIFKNSQQPMLAMTSYLDMLNDSPRNRAYAEAINKTITAPCHVLDIGAGTGLLSMMAARAMGSGASMPQGKVTACESYLPMVKIMRRVMRLNGMEKNIYLFNKRSDELKVGVDISSRADVLVSEILDSELLGEGLIPSLQHAHDMLLVENPLTVPYRATTYGQLVESSFLWRLHDLHNNEAKTSDGIRLVPTGVDSILGVKPQQYAYHCDAMEKEIKLLSEPFKIFEFDFWKRPDSHGETQLCIKATNDGQLHAVVSWWVLQLDREGTIFYSTAPRWISLQNNKSDEGWCDHWKQCVWFVPGQGIPISNDQEVHLHAVHDETSISYNLDKQSQTDVKMHGIKGGDFQLLLSPERIAIYGDNEWRGIMLTAIRSALKGRIDPLCVVADDSVFLTILIAQLSKTSNVISLLPGLRAKGAQYLQAVADANGFSMDRVQVLEKKQSLLSVLDTHHQKVDLLIGEPFYSGTEGMLPWHNLRFWKERTILNSVLSEDALMMPCKGILKACAMSLPDLWNSRRSLDKIEGFDHSVANTTLGACGELPTPQEGPCLPCFVWQSGKYKKLSSVFTVMEFDFSKPISRSSGQFQVEFVEPGMCHGFALWIDWVMDSENSVILSTGPDERYWKQGVKLLATPAAVGIEGSSSPSECCHAVMEASFEPSNGELIVRHVFS
- the LOC133778738 gene encoding protein arginine N-methyltransferase 1.6 isoform X2, producing MLSLVPTALIPFITARSSWTILSLVTAARTMSSSSNQRAFQLRVDPLTGNSEWVVIDEEEDQDQGPEIFKNSQQPMLAMTSYLDMLNDSPRNRAYAEAINKTITAPCHVLDIGAGTGLLSMMAARAMGSGASMPQGKVTACESYLPMVKIMRRVMRLNGMEKNIYLFNKRSDELKVGVDISSRADVLVSEILDSELLGEGLIPSLQHAHDMLLVENPLTVPYRATTYGQLVESSFLWRLHDLHNNEAKTSDGIRLVPTGVDSILGVKPQQYAYHCDAMEKEIKLLSEPFKIFEFDFWKRPDSHGETQLCIKATNDGQLHAVVSWWVLQLDREGTIFYSTAPRWISLQNNKSDEGWCDHWKQCVWFVPGQGIPISNDQEVHLHAVHDETSISYNLDKQSQTDVKMHGIKGGDFQLLLSPERIAIYGDNEWRGIMLTAIRSALKGRIDPLCVVADDSVFLTILIAQLSKTSNVISLLPGLRAKGAQYLQAVADANGFSMDRVQVLEKKQSLLSVLDTHHQKVDLLIGEPFYSGTEGMLPWHNLRFWKERTILNSVLSEDALMMPCKGILKACAMSLPDLWNSRRSLDKIEGFDHSVANTTLGACGELPTPQEGPCLPCFVWQSGKYKVEFVEPGMCHGFALWIDWVMDSENSVILSTGPDERYWKQGVKLLATPAAVGIEGSSSPSECCHAVMEASFEPSNGELIVRHVFS